In one Choloepus didactylus isolate mChoDid1 chromosome 1, mChoDid1.pri, whole genome shotgun sequence genomic region, the following are encoded:
- the LOC119543040 gene encoding ubiquitin-conjugating enzyme E2 L3-like, translating to MAASRRLMKELEEICKCGMKNFRNIQVDEAILTWQGLIVPDNPPYDKGAFRIKIHFPAEYPFKPPKITFKTKIYHPNIDEKGQVCLPVISAENWKPATKTHQVMQSLIALVNDPQPEHLLWRILAGEYS from the coding sequence atggcagccaGCAGGAGGCTGATGAAGGAGCTTGAAGAAATCTGCAAATGTGGGATGAAAAACTTCCGTAACATCCAGGTTGATGAAGCTATATTGACTTGGCAAGGGCTTATTGTTCCTGACAACCCTCCATATGATAAGGGGGCCTTCAGAATCAAAATCCACTTTCCAGCAGAGTACCCATTCAAACCACCGAAGATcacatttaaaacaaagatctACCACCCAAACATCGATGAAAAGGGGCAGGTCTGTCTGCCGGTAATTAGTGCTGAAAACTGGAAGCCAGCCACCAAAACCCACCAAGTCATGCAGTCCCTCATTGCACTGGTGAACGACCCCCAGCCCGAGCACCTGCTTTGGAGAATACTAGCCGGAGAATACTCGTAA